The following are encoded together in the Hydrogenobacter sp. genome:
- a CDS encoding septal ring lytic transglycosylase RlpA family protein has protein sequence MRIFLLFLIFLSGCSVTVRERKEIQTSQRLTVNCPSHIYTKGYYCTGDRAKSKLIQPWSKVKITNVRNYKSITLAVMYDKDTEGVCVPERYSHILGQAPFPARLDIERCGREGTKDCPSKIEGVASYYAEPYHNRESTYGIPYDMYGMYAAHKSLPLGTLLRVVNPRNGKEVIVKVIDRGPFKEGRVLDLSYEAAKKLGIVERGEEHVVAYVLRCGE, from the coding sequence ATGAGGATCTTTCTGCTTTTCCTGATCTTTTTAAGTGGATGTTCGGTGACTGTAAGGGAAAGAAAAGAAATACAAACTTCCCAAAGACTTACGGTTAATTGTCCAAGCCACATTTATACTAAAGGTTACTACTGCACTGGAGACAGGGCAAAAAGCAAACTCATACAACCATGGAGTAAAGTAAAAATAACTAACGTGAGAAATTATAAGAGTATAACCTTAGCTGTGATGTACGACAAAGATACTGAAGGTGTATGTGTGCCGGAAAGATATAGCCATATATTGGGTCAGGCTCCCTTCCCTGCAAGGCTTGATATAGAAAGGTGTGGTAGGGAAGGTACAAAGGATTGTCCTTCAAAGATAGAAGGTGTGGCGAGTTACTATGCTGAGCCTTATCACAACAGAGAATCCACTTATGGCATACCTTACGACATGTATGGCATGTATGCAGCCCATAAAAGTTTACCCCTCGGGACACTTCTGCGTGTGGTAAATCCCAGAAACGGCAAAGAAGTGATTGTGAAGGTTATAGATAGAGGACCCTTTAAAGAAGGGAGAGTATTGGATCTCTCTTACGAAGCTGCAAAAAAGCTTGGTATAGTGGAAAGAGGCGAAGAACATGTTGTGGCTTATGTACTGAGGTGCGGAGAATGA